A stretch of Anaeromyxobacter dehalogenans 2CP-1 DNA encodes these proteins:
- a CDS encoding putative selenate ABC transporter substrate-binding protein: MHRIAALAVAAVLLFPPAARALDALRVSAIPDESPTELQRKFEPLGKYLEKQIGIPVKFVPVTDYAATVEGLAAGKLDMVWYGGFTFVQARRRTGNAIPLVQRAEDARFHSKFIVPSASKAQSLKDLKGGSFAFGSVSSTSGHLMPRYFLLQTGIDPDTDFGKVAYSGAHDVTAKWVEAGKVDAGALNESIWQRLVDEKKIDTSKVRVLWTTPEYQDYNWTVRGDLDPKLVEMLRAAFLALDPAKPEDKAILDLQRASRFIPTSPDAYKNIEQAAKSAGLIKD; this comes from the coding sequence ATGCACCGCATCGCCGCCCTCGCCGTCGCCGCCGTCCTGCTCTTCCCGCCCGCCGCGCGCGCGCTCGACGCGCTGCGGGTCAGCGCCATCCCCGACGAGTCGCCCACCGAGCTGCAGCGAAAGTTCGAGCCGCTCGGCAAGTACCTCGAGAAGCAGATCGGCATCCCGGTGAAATTCGTGCCGGTGACCGACTACGCCGCCACGGTCGAGGGCCTCGCCGCCGGCAAGCTCGACATGGTCTGGTACGGCGGCTTCACGTTCGTGCAGGCGCGGCGCCGCACCGGGAACGCCATCCCGCTCGTGCAGCGCGCCGAGGACGCCCGCTTCCACTCCAAGTTCATCGTGCCCTCGGCGTCCAAGGCGCAGTCGCTGAAGGACCTGAAGGGCGGGAGCTTCGCGTTCGGCTCGGTGAGCTCGACGTCCGGCCACCTCATGCCGCGCTACTTCCTGCTCCAGACCGGCATCGATCCCGACACGGACTTCGGCAAGGTCGCGTACTCCGGCGCGCACGACGTGACCGCGAAGTGGGTGGAGGCCGGCAAGGTGGACGCCGGCGCGCTGAACGAGTCGATCTGGCAGCGGCTGGTGGACGAGAAGAAGATCGACACCAGCAAGGTCCGCGTCCTGTGGACCACGCCCGAGTACCAGGACTACAACTGGACCGTCCGCGGCGACCTCGACCCGAAGCTCGTCGAGATGCTCCGCGCCGCGTTCCTCGCGCTCGATCCCGCGAAGCCCGAGGACAAGGCCATCCTCGACCTGCAGCGCGCCAGCCGCTTCATCCCCACCTCGCCCGACGCGTACAAGAACATCGAGCAGGCCGCGAAGTCGGCGGGGCTCATCAAGGACTGA
- a CDS encoding transposase: MARVPRFALVERDSSNHCTWRAHDLEFVFEEPGARDEFLELLGRYKERYGVEIRSYCLMGTHPHVTCTCRQEQAQFSRFWQVVNGQFARWYNKVRNRRGQVVMERMRTPRIQEGGAHQLTVMRYGDLNPVRAGLVKSPKDWKWSSYRHYAFGEPNPLITDAPEYLALGKTAPERRKAYQTLFALPLSESLRTRRVELVSFPFVGDASWVRRRLELAGLSPPD; this comes from the coding sequence ATGGCCCGCGTCCCCAGGTTCGCGCTCGTCGAGCGCGATTCGTCAAATCACTGCACCTGGCGGGCGCACGATCTCGAGTTCGTCTTCGAGGAGCCGGGCGCGCGCGACGAGTTCCTGGAACTCCTGGGTCGGTACAAGGAGCGCTACGGCGTCGAGATCCGGTCGTACTGCCTGATGGGCACCCACCCGCACGTCACCTGCACGTGCCGCCAGGAGCAGGCGCAGTTCAGCCGCTTCTGGCAGGTCGTGAACGGGCAGTTCGCGCGCTGGTACAACAAGGTGAGGAACCGACGCGGTCAGGTCGTGATGGAGCGGATGCGCACGCCACGCATCCAGGAGGGCGGCGCGCATCAGCTCACCGTGATGCGGTACGGCGACCTGAACCCGGTGCGCGCCGGGCTCGTGAAGAGTCCAAAGGACTGGAAGTGGTCGAGCTACCGGCACTATGCGTTCGGCGAGCCGAACCCACTCATCACCGACGCGCCGGAGTACCTTGCGCTCGGGAAGACGGCTCCGGAGCGCCGAAAGGCTTACCAGACGCTGTTCGCGTTGCCGTTATCCGAGTCGCTTCGCACGCGGCGCGTAGAGCTCGTCAGCTTCCCTTTCGTCGGCGACGCGAGCTGGGTGAGGCGCCGACTCGAGCTCGCAGGGCTTTCGCCACCGGACTGA